From the uncultured Trichococcus sp. genome, one window contains:
- the folB gene encoding dihydroneopterin aldolase, with protein MDKIYLNNLQFYAFHGLNAEEKVLGQRFNVDVVLHTNTKKAGYSDKMEDSIHYGHAYKAVKAVVEGENFNLIEALAEHIAIALFARFDGLQACQVKVIKPDPPIVGHYDSVAVEIYREREGS; from the coding sequence TTGGATAAAATCTATTTGAATAATCTGCAGTTCTATGCCTTTCATGGATTGAACGCGGAAGAAAAAGTGCTGGGACAACGCTTCAACGTAGATGTTGTGCTGCACACCAATACAAAAAAGGCCGGCTACAGCGACAAAATGGAAGATTCGATCCATTACGGACATGCCTACAAAGCCGTCAAAGCGGTAGTGGAGGGCGAAAACTTCAACCTGATCGAAGCTTTGGCAGAGCACATCGCCATCGCTTTGTTTGCGCGTTTTGACGGTTTGCAGGCTTGCCAAGTGAAAGTGATCAAACCGGATCCTCCGATCGTCGGCCATTATGATTCCGTTGCGGTTGAAATCTACCGCGAAAGGGAAGGGAGCTGA
- the rplT gene encoding 50S ribosomal protein L20, translating to MPRVKGGTVTRKRRKKIIKLSKGYYGSKHTLFKTAKEQVMKSYTYAYRDRRQKKRDFRRLWIARINAAARINGMSYSTLIHGLKLAGIEMNRKMLADLAVTDAAAFAAVAEQAKAALAK from the coding sequence ATGCCACGTGTTAAAGGTGGGACAGTAACCCGTAAACGCCGCAAAAAGATTATTAAATTATCTAAAGGTTATTACGGTTCAAAACATACATTATTCAAAACAGCTAAAGAACAAGTAATGAAATCTTATACTTATGCTTACAGAGACCGTCGTCAAAAGAAACGTGACTTCCGTAGATTATGGATTGCCCGTATCAACGCGGCTGCTCGTATCAACGGCATGAGCTACAGCACTTTGATCCACGGATTGAAACTTGCTGGTATCGAAATGAACCGCAAAATGTTGGCTGACCTGGCTGTTACAGACGCTGCAGCTTTCGCTGCAGTAGCTGAACAAGCTAAAGCTGCATTAGCTAAATAA
- the folK gene encoding 2-amino-4-hydroxy-6-hydroxymethyldihydropteridine diphosphokinase: MPTVYIALGTNLEPRAHHLEKALELFRALPDVELKRVSSIYESKPVGYLDQPDFLNLVFEAETDLLPLDLLDSCQSIELELGRVRTIRFGPRTLDVDIVLYGVESFEEERLIVPHPRMQERSFVLLPLQELNPELIVPKWNKTVKELVAELPPQDLEEIWKYVPKA; this comes from the coding sequence ATGCCTACCGTCTACATCGCATTGGGCACAAATCTGGAACCGCGCGCGCACCATCTCGAAAAAGCCTTGGAACTCTTCCGAGCCTTGCCGGATGTGGAATTGAAACGCGTATCCTCCATTTATGAATCGAAACCGGTCGGCTATCTCGACCAACCGGATTTCCTGAACCTAGTGTTCGAAGCGGAAACGGACTTGCTGCCATTGGATTTACTGGACAGTTGCCAAAGCATCGAACTGGAACTCGGAAGAGTGCGGACGATCCGTTTCGGCCCGCGTACCTTGGACGTTGACATTGTTTTGTACGGAGTGGAAAGTTTTGAAGAAGAACGGCTGATTGTGCCGCATCCAAGGATGCAGGAGCGCTCCTTTGTGCTGTTGCCGCTGCAGGAACTGAATCCGGAACTCATCGTTCCGAAATGGAACAAGACCGTCAAGGAACTAGTGGCGGAATTACCGCCGCAGGATCTCGAAGAAATCTGGAAATATGTACCGAAAGCCTGA
- a CDS encoding amidohydrolase, giving the protein MLRDELMKMLDGREDDMIALRRHFHEHPELSFDEKETAAFIVRFYEDKPVDVQTNVGNGYGIVVTIEGKQPGRTIALRADFDALQIEEQTGLPFASKNPGVMHACGHDGHTAYLMVLADCLIRLRDQWEGTVKIVHQHAEEMAPAGAKSIVESGLLDDVDEIYGIHFYPDYEVGTVFYTSGYAYAGCSDIKVTIQGTGGHASQPHRSNDAIVAASSFVMNLQTIVSRRINPYDMAVVTIGSFEAVGSSNVIKDSLILRGDARYMDLEVGKVIEEHFHRIGRGLEEMYDVKVEIDYNSDYPPLYNHPEETAKAAAVLEKNGVGSYLNQVIATSANTGAEDFGQYLLKIPGAFLNVGARPDQAEVFNNHHPKFDINEKALLVAAKAVADITLAALAAE; this is encoded by the coding sequence ATGTTAAGAGATGAATTGATGAAAATGCTGGATGGCCGCGAAGATGATATGATTGCTTTGCGCCGTCATTTCCATGAGCATCCTGAACTGTCATTCGACGAGAAAGAAACGGCTGCGTTCATTGTCCGTTTCTATGAGGATAAACCGGTTGATGTGCAGACGAACGTCGGGAACGGCTATGGCATCGTCGTCACAATCGAGGGAAAGCAACCCGGCCGGACCATCGCGCTGCGGGCGGATTTCGATGCGCTGCAGATCGAGGAACAGACCGGACTGCCGTTCGCATCCAAAAATCCAGGCGTCATGCATGCCTGCGGACATGACGGACACACCGCCTATCTGATGGTCTTGGCGGATTGCCTGATCCGTCTGCGGGACCAATGGGAAGGGACCGTCAAAATCGTGCACCAGCATGCCGAAGAAATGGCCCCTGCAGGTGCCAAGAGCATTGTGGAATCCGGTTTGCTGGACGATGTCGATGAAATCTACGGCATTCATTTTTATCCGGATTATGAAGTCGGCACCGTCTTCTACACAAGCGGCTATGCCTATGCCGGCTGCAGTGACATCAAAGTCACGATCCAGGGGACGGGTGGGCATGCTTCTCAGCCCCACCGATCCAATGATGCGATTGTGGCTGCGTCCAGCTTTGTGATGAATCTGCAGACCATCGTTTCCCGGCGCATCAATCCTTACGACATGGCAGTTGTGACGATCGGCTCCTTCGAGGCGGTTGGGAGCAGCAATGTCATCAAGGATAGTCTGATTCTGCGCGGGGATGCCCGTTACATGGATCTAGAAGTCGGGAAGGTCATTGAGGAACATTTCCACAGGATCGGCCGCGGACTTGAGGAGATGTATGACGTGAAAGTGGAGATCGACTACAACTCCGATTATCCACCTTTGTATAACCACCCGGAAGAGACTGCCAAAGCAGCCGCTGTTCTGGAAAAGAATGGTGTCGGGTCCTACCTGAACCAGGTCATCGCAACTTCGGCCAACACCGGAGCGGAGGATTTCGGACAGTATCTGCTGAAGATTCCCGGCGCTTTCCTGAATGTCGGCGCTCGCCCGGATCAGGCAGAAGTTTTCAATAATCACCACCCGAAATTCGACATCAATGAAAAAGCTCTATTGGTCGCGGCCAAAGCAGTCGCTGACATCACCCTTGCGGCGTTGGCGGCGGAATGA
- the infC gene encoding translation initiation factor IF-3 yields the protein MMVNDGIRARELRIIGSDGEQLGVKSKSDALQIAEAANLDLVLVSPNANPPVARIMDYGKFRFDQQKREREARKNQKVVSLKEVRLSPSIDENDFQTKLRNARKFLEKGDKVKASIRFKGRAITHKEIGQRVLDRLASELTDVSTIESHPKMDGRSMFLMLAPKADK from the coding sequence ATGATGGTTAACGACGGCATCCGTGCCCGCGAACTGCGCATTATCGGTAGTGACGGCGAGCAACTAGGAGTCAAATCGAAAAGTGATGCATTGCAGATTGCAGAAGCAGCTAATTTGGATTTAGTTTTGGTATCGCCAAATGCAAACCCGCCCGTTGCCCGTATTATGGATTACGGCAAGTTCCGTTTCGATCAACAAAAACGCGAACGTGAAGCCCGTAAAAACCAAAAAGTGGTAAGCCTTAAAGAAGTACGCTTGAGTCCTTCCATCGACGAAAATGATTTTCAAACGAAATTGCGGAATGCACGCAAATTCTTGGAAAAAGGTGACAAAGTGAAAGCATCGATCCGATTCAAAGGACGTGCGATCACCCACAAAGAAATCGGACAAAGGGTCCTTGATCGCCTTGCATCTGAGCTTACTGACGTTTCGACGATTGAATCTCATCCTAAAATGGACGGAAGAAGCATGTTCTTGATGTTGGCGCCCAAAGCCGATAAATAA
- the rpmI gene encoding 50S ribosomal protein L35 has protein sequence MPKQKTHRGSAKRFKRTGNGGLKRWSAFTSHRFHGKTKKQRRQLRQASMVSASDMKRISQQLSQMK, from the coding sequence ATGCCAAAACAAAAAACTCACCGTGGTTCAGCTAAACGTTTCAAAAGAACTGGTAACGGCGGACTAAAACGTTGGAGCGCTTTCACAAGCCATAGATTCCACGGAAAAACGAAGAAACAAAGACGTCAATTGCGTCAAGCTTCAATGGTCAGCGCATCTGATATGAAACGCATCAGCCAACAATTATCACAAATGAAATAA
- the folP gene encoding dihydropteroate synthase produces MGILNVTPDSFSDGGEWNTVERAIAHALEMVADGADIIDIGGESTRPGHTQISDEEEIARVVPIIEALKKAVDVPLSIDTYKSAVARAACEAGIDIINDIWGCKYDPEIAEVAAAFDVPIILMHNREKPDYAFLIEDMLNDLGESVRIAVSAGVKRENIILDPGCGFGKTYEDNLNVVHHLKRFADLGYPVLLGTSRKRFIGTALGDIPFKERDLGTAATTALGIVNGAQLFRVHNVKANAEMARMMDIMLKKGESPIG; encoded by the coding sequence ATGGGTATACTGAATGTGACGCCTGATTCATTTTCCGATGGCGGAGAGTGGAACACGGTAGAAAGAGCCATCGCTCACGCTCTCGAAATGGTTGCGGATGGCGCTGACATCATCGACATCGGCGGAGAATCCACCCGTCCGGGCCATACCCAGATATCTGATGAAGAGGAAATCGCGCGCGTAGTGCCGATCATTGAAGCACTCAAAAAAGCGGTCGATGTGCCGCTTTCGATCGACACCTACAAATCGGCGGTCGCCCGTGCGGCCTGCGAAGCCGGCATCGATATCATCAACGATATCTGGGGCTGCAAGTACGATCCCGAGATTGCGGAAGTAGCGGCGGCCTTTGATGTGCCGATCATCTTGATGCACAACCGGGAAAAGCCGGATTATGCCTTTTTGATCGAAGATATGCTGAACGATCTGGGCGAGAGTGTGCGGATCGCAGTGTCAGCAGGCGTCAAAAGGGAAAATATCATCCTGGATCCCGGCTGCGGATTCGGGAAAACCTATGAAGACAACCTGAATGTGGTCCACCATCTGAAGCGGTTTGCGGATCTCGGCTATCCGGTGCTGTTGGGAACTTCCCGGAAACGGTTCATCGGAACGGCGCTGGGGGATATCCCTTTCAAGGAGCGCGATCTGGGCACAGCCGCAACGACTGCATTAGGCATCGTAAACGGCGCCCAGCTGTTCCGCGTGCACAATGTGAAAGCCAATGCGGAAATGGCACGGATGATGGATATCATGTTGAAAAAAGGAGAGAGCCCGATTGGATAA
- the folE gene encoding GTP cyclohydrolase I FolE: protein MDLEKIETAVQMILEAIGEDPNRSGLQETPKRVARMYAEIFSGIEKDPADHAKVVFHEDTDEIVLVKDIPFYSTCEHHLVPFFGVGHIAYMPKDGQVIGLSKLARILDEVSKKPQIQERITTTVADILMEHLEPQGVMVVLEAEHMCMTMRGVKKPGSKTVTSAVRGAFKQSFKSRSEVLELIKL from the coding sequence ATGGATTTAGAAAAGATAGAAACTGCCGTCCAGATGATTTTGGAGGCGATCGGGGAAGATCCGAACCGCTCAGGGCTTCAGGAGACACCGAAGCGGGTAGCGCGCATGTATGCCGAAATTTTTTCCGGAATCGAGAAAGACCCGGCCGATCACGCTAAAGTGGTCTTCCATGAGGATACCGACGAAATCGTATTAGTGAAGGATATTCCTTTCTATTCGACTTGCGAACACCATCTGGTCCCTTTTTTCGGTGTGGGACATATCGCCTACATGCCGAAGGACGGACAGGTGATCGGTTTGAGCAAGCTGGCGCGCATCCTCGATGAGGTCAGCAAGAAACCGCAGATCCAGGAACGGATCACGACGACAGTCGCGGATATCCTGATGGAGCATCTGGAACCGCAGGGAGTCATGGTCGTCCTGGAAGCCGAGCATATGTGCATGACGATGCGCGGCGTCAAGAAACCGGGCAGCAAGACTGTGACATCCGCAGTCCGTGGCGCATTCAAACAATCGTTCAAATCCAGAAGTGAAGTGCTGGAATTGATCAAACTGTAG